From a region of the Georgenia yuyongxinii genome:
- a CDS encoding universal stress protein: MDHAFPDGAVVVGVDGSGKAQHALVWAGEEAARRRLPIHVLYAFSPRISARSYELLPTAELIAAGERITATAAAELRAAHPEVDVTAEVQLDEPAVALVDASGRASMSVLGARGLGTVLGRLLGSVSQKVAAHAAGPVVVVREGATRSDGPVVVGVDPEHDAPEPLEFAFTHAAAHGVGVRIVHAAHHERLRADLADGRVHDLLAEADRHGLEAARELGARWAQRHPAVPVEARTVLGRPVDELVREAADASLLVVGARGHHGLAGVRLGSVARGVLHEAPLVAVVRRHDGNPRDHDGVMPATAS; this comes from the coding sequence ATGGACCACGCCTTCCCCGACGGCGCGGTGGTCGTCGGCGTCGACGGCAGCGGCAAGGCACAGCACGCCCTGGTGTGGGCAGGGGAGGAGGCCGCCCGGCGCCGGTTGCCGATCCACGTGCTCTACGCGTTCTCCCCACGGATCTCGGCCCGGTCCTACGAGCTGCTGCCGACGGCCGAGCTGATCGCCGCGGGGGAGAGGATCACCGCCACCGCCGCTGCGGAGCTGCGCGCCGCCCATCCGGAGGTCGACGTGACCGCCGAGGTGCAGCTGGACGAACCTGCCGTCGCGCTGGTGGATGCCTCAGGGCGCGCGTCCATGAGCGTCCTCGGCGCCCGTGGCCTCGGGACGGTGCTGGGACGACTCCTCGGCTCTGTCTCGCAGAAGGTGGCCGCCCACGCAGCGGGACCGGTCGTCGTCGTGCGGGAGGGGGCCACCCGCTCCGACGGCCCGGTGGTCGTGGGCGTCGACCCCGAGCACGACGCGCCCGAGCCGCTCGAGTTCGCCTTCACGCACGCGGCGGCCCACGGCGTCGGAGTGCGGATCGTGCACGCGGCGCACCACGAGAGGCTCCGTGCCGACCTGGCGGACGGGCGGGTCCACGACCTTCTCGCCGAGGCGGACCGGCACGGACTGGAGGCGGCCCGCGAGCTGGGAGCACGCTGGGCGCAGCGCCACCCCGCGGTGCCGGTGGAGGCCCGGACGGTCCTGGGCCGGCCGGTGGACGAGCTCGTGCGCGAGGCCGCCGACGCCAGCCTGCTGGTGGTGGGTGCGCGCGGCCACCACGGGCTGGCGGGAGTGCGGCTGGGATCGGTGGCCCGCGGGGTGCTGCACGAGGCGCCGCTCGTCGCCGTCGTGCGCCGGCATGACGGCAACCCGAGAGACCATGACGGGGTGATGCCGGCCACCGCATCATGA
- a CDS encoding DUF6328 family protein, whose translation MTTQQQAAPTGQDDDGRKETPEERSDRNWNELLQELRVTQTGAQILTGFLLTLPFQPAFADLDDFQVTVYLLLVSLAALTTLLVVTPVSAHRLLFQRRLKPELVRGGHRAALGGLACLALVVTGTILLVFDVVVGRGAALAAGGVTLGLILFGWVLFPLVYGRRGNPRR comes from the coding sequence ATGACGACGCAGCAGCAGGCTGCGCCCACCGGACAGGACGACGACGGGCGCAAGGAGACCCCGGAGGAGCGGTCGGACCGCAACTGGAACGAGCTGCTCCAAGAGCTCCGGGTGACGCAGACCGGCGCGCAGATCCTCACCGGTTTCCTCCTTACACTGCCCTTTCAGCCGGCCTTCGCGGACCTGGACGACTTCCAGGTGACGGTCTACCTGCTGCTGGTGAGCCTCGCGGCACTGACGACCCTGCTCGTGGTCACCCCGGTCAGCGCGCACCGCTTGCTGTTCCAGCGGCGGCTCAAGCCCGAGCTGGTGCGCGGCGGGCACCGCGCCGCCCTCGGCGGGCTCGCCTGCCTGGCGCTCGTGGTCACCGGCACCATCCTGCTGGTGTTCGACGTCGTCGTCGGGCGCGGGGCGGCCCTCGCGGCCGGCGGGGTCACCCTGGGCCTGATCCTCTTTGGGTGGGTGCTGTTCCCGCTGGTCTACGGACGCCGCGGCAACCCGCGGCGATGA
- the arfB gene encoding alternative ribosome rescue aminoacyl-tRNA hydrolase ArfB, with amino-acid sequence MRETSKVRVTDSVLLDPRELRWRFSRAGGPGGQGVNTTDSRVEVSVDLAGSPAFSPAQRERALARLGDRVVDGVLTVTASEHRSQLQNRHAALDRLTALLREALAPPPRPRRPTRISRGAVRRRAAAKQQRSQVKQLRRRPDD; translated from the coding sequence ATGAGGGAGACGTCGAAGGTGCGGGTGACCGACTCGGTGCTGCTCGATCCCCGGGAGCTGCGCTGGCGCTTCTCCCGTGCCGGCGGGCCCGGCGGGCAGGGGGTCAACACCACGGACTCACGCGTCGAGGTCAGCGTCGATCTCGCCGGCTCGCCCGCGTTCTCGCCGGCCCAGCGCGAGCGGGCCCTGGCGCGGCTCGGGGACCGAGTGGTCGACGGCGTGCTGACGGTGACGGCATCGGAGCACCGGTCCCAGCTGCAGAACCGCCATGCCGCGCTGGACCGGCTCACCGCGCTGCTCCGCGAGGCGCTCGCACCGCCGCCCCGGCCCCGCCGACCCACCCGGATCTCGCGCGGAGCGGTGCGGCGGCGGGCCGCGGCGAAGCAGCAGCGCAGCCAGGTCAAGCAGCTGCGGCGGCGTCCCGACGACTGA
- a CDS encoding methyltransferase family protein, with product MNRADWLVAAQAAALTGIVWPGRARWALPPVATAAASLLVAGGAALAVAGVRPLGPHVTPRVAPPPGAQLVTTGAYAVTRNPIYTGLLAGSVGAAVLRRRPAPLVSAGLLGLVLATKVRLEERALEGRFGSRYRAYAARTPRLVPRRRRLVPRRRPPG from the coding sequence GTGAACCGTGCCGACTGGCTCGTCGCCGCCCAGGCCGCGGCGCTCACGGGCATCGTGTGGCCCGGGCGGGCGCGTTGGGCCCTACCGCCGGTGGCCACTGCCGCGGCGAGCCTGCTGGTGGCCGGTGGAGCCGCGCTAGCGGTGGCCGGCGTTCGTCCGCTGGGGCCGCACGTCACCCCGCGGGTCGCCCCGCCGCCGGGCGCTCAGCTGGTCACCACCGGCGCCTACGCCGTGACCCGCAACCCGATCTACACCGGCCTGCTGGCGGGGTCGGTCGGGGCGGCGGTGCTGCGCCGTCGCCCCGCGCCACTGGTCAGCGCCGGGCTGCTCGGCCTGGTCCTGGCGACGAAGGTGCGCCTGGAGGAGCGGGCCCTCGAGGGGCGGTTCGGGTCGCGCTACCGCGCGTATGCCGCGCGAACTCCTCGCCTGGTGCCGCGCCGGCGCCGCCTGGTGCCGCGCCGGCGCCCGCCCGGCTGA
- a CDS encoding sugar phosphate nucleotidyltransferase: protein MAPPRTLLIVLAGGAGARLGSVADAAAASALRFAGSHRLIDFPLSHARNSGIPDVWVLERHHAITAHLAGGRPWDLDRTRGGLVVRGLGEVADGAAAGSADALWAQVDAIGAYEPEVVLVAPADAVYRMDYSAVAAEHLRIGAAATVVTTRYDGDRSRHGVVVVREGRVTHYAHRPRVARTDVIATGVLAFEPRELLARLTSLRRDRAGDGALGDIGERLMPGVADAGDAVELRHTGYWRDVGTVAEYWRAHMDLLTRPPFDLDDPAWPISTRQLRHAAARLTAGAEVDRALVSAGAVVEGTVRRSVLGPGVHVSPGAVVSDAVLLDDVRIGPGAQVHRAVVDEGARVRGRAEVGAPAPTGPAAEADAAVEAGAAVGTGAAVGDGEIALVGARAVVHPRKRVPPGGRYGAR from the coding sequence ATGGCCCCGCCCCGGACGCTGCTGATCGTCCTCGCCGGTGGTGCGGGCGCCCGGTTGGGCTCGGTGGCCGACGCGGCCGCGGCGTCGGCGCTGCGCTTCGCGGGCAGCCACCGCCTCATCGACTTCCCGCTCTCGCACGCCCGCAACAGTGGCATCCCCGACGTGTGGGTCCTCGAGCGGCACCATGCGATCACCGCGCACCTCGCCGGCGGCCGCCCGTGGGACCTCGACCGGACCCGGGGCGGTCTGGTGGTGCGCGGCCTGGGCGAGGTGGCGGACGGGGCGGCGGCCGGCAGCGCGGACGCGCTGTGGGCGCAGGTGGACGCGATCGGGGCGTACGAGCCGGAGGTGGTGCTCGTCGCGCCGGCGGACGCGGTCTACCGGATGGACTACTCAGCCGTCGCCGCGGAGCACCTGCGCATCGGGGCCGCCGCGACCGTGGTGACCACGCGGTACGACGGCGACCGCTCCCGGCACGGTGTGGTGGTGGTGCGTGAGGGCCGGGTGACCCACTACGCCCACCGGCCACGGGTGGCGCGCACGGACGTCATCGCGACCGGTGTCCTCGCGTTCGAGCCCCGTGAGCTGCTCGCGCGCCTGACCAGCCTGCGCCGGGACCGCGCCGGTGACGGGGCCCTCGGGGACATCGGGGAACGCCTCATGCCGGGCGTCGCGGACGCGGGCGACGCCGTCGAGCTGCGGCACACCGGCTACTGGCGCGACGTGGGCACCGTGGCGGAGTACTGGCGCGCACACATGGACCTGCTGACCCGGCCGCCCTTCGACCTCGACGATCCCGCCTGGCCCATCTCCACCCGCCAGCTACGGCACGCCGCGGCGCGGCTCACCGCCGGCGCCGAGGTGGACCGCGCGCTGGTCAGCGCCGGCGCGGTCGTGGAGGGCACCGTGCGGCGCAGCGTGCTGGGGCCCGGTGTGCACGTGTCACCGGGCGCGGTGGTCTCGGACGCCGTCCTTCTCGACGACGTACGGATCGGCCCCGGGGCCCAGGTGCACCGCGCGGTCGTGGACGAGGGAGCCCGGGTGCGGGGCCGCGCGGAGGTGGGTGCGCCCGCGCCGACCGGTCCCGCCGCGGAGGCGGACGCCGCCGTCGAGGCAGGTGCCGCCGTCGGAACAGGTGCCGCCGTAGGCGACGGCGAGATCGCCCTGGTGGGCGCGCGGGCCGTGGTGCACCCCCGCAAGCGGGTACCGCCGGGCGGGCGCTACGGGGCCCGGTAG
- a CDS encoding elongation factor G has protein sequence MGDVVTTAIRNVVLLGHQASGKTSLAEALLYRAGSATRLGRVDDGTSILDVEPESVRRRATLTIAVAALDWTTQAGQTCKVNLLDTPGHDDFTQVVDAALSVADLAVIIVSAVDGVQAGTVRAWGRCEELGLPRLFFLSKEDKAGADFEGTLTQLRESFGAGVVPIELPVGSQQGFHGVTDLIFDSSREYDAEGRGSQVAIPADQVDDERRRHDELVEEVVSGDDDQLERYLAGESISAADVERTLAREVASAAVHPVLLGSAATGVGVDRLGDFVCELGPSPDVRPVGILVGGQEATVTADPVGEPLVQVFRTMADQFVGQVSLLKVLSGTLRGDDHLTNTTTGTEERLHGLFFLRGRDHLTAEKVVAGDIAGVAKLAGSPTRSLLALPGRPVALSPLPAPAAGFTRAVRPVTQSDDDKLPEALRRLCSEDPGLTVVQDEEAGQVLLTAVGDTHLAVALERLERKFGVKVETEDVKVPYRETISRPVDIEGKLKKQSGGHGQFAVVQLRVSPAPRGTGLEFVDKIVGGAIPRNYLPAVQRGVDDAMRQGGPLGHRVTDLRVECVDGKYHSVDSSDMAFRTAAAMGLSQALAQAGTVVLEPVVAVTVVVPSASQGDVLADLATRRGRVVDTGGGTGGEEVIEALVPAAELRRYAVDLRALTAGRGHYRAVPDHYEPVPEHLVAATRASAGAAR, from the coding sequence ATGGGCGACGTCGTCACCACCGCCATCCGCAACGTGGTGCTGCTGGGGCACCAGGCCTCCGGGAAGACCTCGCTCGCCGAGGCGCTCCTGTACCGGGCCGGGTCCGCGACCCGCCTGGGGCGGGTGGACGACGGCACGTCGATCCTCGACGTCGAGCCGGAGTCGGTGCGCCGCCGCGCCACCCTGACCATCGCCGTCGCCGCCCTGGACTGGACCACCCAGGCCGGGCAGACCTGCAAGGTCAACCTGCTCGACACCCCCGGCCACGACGACTTCACCCAGGTGGTCGACGCCGCCCTGTCCGTCGCCGACCTCGCGGTGATCATCGTCAGCGCGGTCGACGGCGTCCAGGCCGGCACCGTCCGAGCCTGGGGCAGGTGCGAGGAGCTCGGCCTGCCCCGGCTCTTCTTCCTCAGCAAGGAGGACAAGGCCGGTGCCGACTTCGAGGGCACGCTGACCCAGCTGCGTGAGTCCTTCGGCGCCGGTGTCGTACCGATCGAGCTGCCGGTGGGGAGCCAGCAGGGCTTCCACGGCGTCACCGACCTGATCTTCGACAGCTCGCGGGAGTACGACGCCGAGGGGCGCGGCTCCCAGGTGGCGATTCCCGCCGACCAGGTCGACGACGAGCGGCGCCGCCACGACGAGCTCGTCGAGGAGGTCGTCTCCGGTGACGACGACCAGCTCGAGCGGTACCTCGCCGGCGAGTCCATCTCGGCGGCCGACGTCGAGCGCACGCTGGCCCGGGAGGTGGCCTCGGCCGCCGTCCACCCCGTGCTGCTTGGCTCGGCTGCGACGGGCGTCGGCGTGGACCGCCTGGGTGACTTCGTCTGCGAGCTCGGCCCCTCCCCCGACGTGCGCCCGGTCGGCATCCTCGTCGGTGGTCAGGAGGCCACGGTCACGGCCGACCCGGTCGGCGAGCCACTCGTCCAGGTGTTCCGGACCATGGCCGATCAGTTCGTCGGGCAGGTGTCGCTGCTGAAGGTGCTCTCCGGCACGCTGCGCGGCGACGACCACCTCACGAACACCACCACCGGGACCGAAGAACGTCTGCACGGCCTGTTCTTCCTGCGTGGCCGGGACCACCTGACTGCCGAGAAGGTCGTCGCCGGCGACATCGCGGGCGTCGCGAAGCTGGCCGGATCCCCTACGCGGTCGTTGCTCGCCCTGCCCGGCCGGCCCGTCGCGCTGTCCCCGCTGCCGGCCCCGGCGGCCGGGTTCACCCGGGCGGTCCGCCCGGTGACGCAGTCCGACGACGACAAGCTGCCCGAGGCGCTGCGCCGGCTGTGCTCGGAGGACCCGGGGCTGACGGTCGTGCAGGACGAGGAGGCCGGCCAGGTGCTCCTCACGGCGGTCGGCGACACCCACCTCGCCGTGGCGCTGGAGCGCCTCGAGCGGAAGTTTGGCGTGAAGGTCGAGACCGAGGACGTCAAGGTCCCGTACCGGGAGACGATCTCCCGGCCGGTCGACATCGAGGGCAAGCTCAAGAAGCAGTCGGGCGGGCACGGCCAGTTCGCCGTCGTCCAGCTGCGGGTCTCCCCCGCCCCGCGCGGGACCGGTCTGGAGTTCGTCGACAAGATCGTCGGCGGCGCCATCCCCCGCAACTATCTCCCGGCTGTGCAGCGCGGGGTCGACGACGCCATGCGCCAGGGCGGGCCGCTCGGGCACCGCGTGACAGACCTGCGGGTGGAGTGCGTGGACGGCAAGTACCACTCGGTGGACTCCTCCGACATGGCGTTCCGCACGGCCGCAGCGATGGGCCTGTCGCAGGCGCTCGCGCAGGCCGGCACCGTGGTGCTCGAACCGGTCGTGGCGGTCACGGTGGTGGTGCCCAGCGCCAGCCAGGGCGACGTGCTCGCCGATCTGGCGACCCGGCGCGGCCGGGTGGTGGACACCGGCGGTGGCACGGGCGGCGAGGAAGTGATCGAGGCGCTGGTGCCGGCCGCGGAGCTGCGGCGCTACGCCGTCGACCTGCGTGCACTGACCGCCGGGCGTGGCCACTACCGGGCCGTGCCGGACCACTACGAGCCGGTCCCCGAGCACCTGGTGGCCGCCACCCGGGCGTCCGCCGGCGCGGCACGCTAG
- a CDS encoding ribonuclease H family protein, with protein MAGKTWSTQTQLGTMFSLTARQVGTHLSELGLKDGARATDRAVDEGLAKDAKLRDGTVFYVWHTDRVAELLRGRGLEASAAGAAGGTGRARPAAGAGSGAARSTAASPPPRPTEGYGKVVATDGSALGNPGPTGWAWVDQTTGETGSGGLPHGTNNIGELLALLEALRHAGPAVDLLVRADSQYVINIATKWAKGWKRRGWLKGDGKVPENLELVQAIDAELEARTGRTDFEWVRGHAGDEHNEHADALAVAAARAAAPTRAGAG; from the coding sequence TTGGCAGGCAAGACCTGGTCCACCCAGACCCAGCTGGGCACGATGTTCTCGCTGACGGCTCGGCAGGTGGGCACACATCTGTCGGAGCTGGGCCTCAAGGACGGTGCGCGCGCCACCGACCGTGCCGTGGACGAGGGGCTGGCGAAGGACGCCAAGCTGCGTGACGGCACCGTGTTCTACGTCTGGCACACCGACCGGGTGGCCGAGCTGCTCCGCGGTCGGGGGCTCGAGGCGTCCGCAGCGGGCGCGGCCGGTGGGACCGGGCGTGCTCGGCCGGCCGCCGGCGCCGGGTCCGGCGCCGCGCGCTCCACCGCAGCCAGCCCTCCGCCGCGTCCCACCGAGGGGTACGGCAAGGTCGTTGCGACGGACGGCTCCGCGCTCGGCAACCCCGGACCGACCGGCTGGGCCTGGGTCGACCAGACCACGGGGGAGACCGGGTCCGGGGGCCTGCCTCACGGCACCAACAACATCGGCGAGCTGCTCGCCCTGCTCGAGGCGCTGCGCCACGCTGGCCCCGCCGTCGACCTGCTCGTGCGCGCCGACTCCCAGTACGTCATCAACATCGCCACCAAGTGGGCGAAGGGGTGGAAGCGGCGCGGCTGGCTGAAGGGCGACGGGAAGGTCCCCGAGAACCTCGAGCTCGTCCAGGCGATCGACGCCGAGCTCGAGGCCCGGACCGGTCGCACCGACTTCGAGTGGGTGCGTGGCCACGCCGGCGACGAGCACAACGAGCACGCCGACGCCCTCGCGGTCGCCGCCGCCAGGGCCGCGGCACCGACCCGCGCCGGCGCCGGCTGA
- a CDS encoding LLM class F420-dependent oxidoreductase, with amino-acid sequence MRFGHFLPQGWRLDLVGIDDSQHWPTMRSLARRADAGDFWDSLWVYDHFHTTPHATEEATHEAWSLMAALAAITDRVRLGQMCTCMSYRNPMYLAKVAATVDHISGGRLEMGIGAGWYEHEWRAYGYGFPRAGERLARLREGLEIFEQAWRDGEVTFHGDHYDVDGAICRPLPLQPGGVPVWVAGGGEKVTLRLAAKHARYTNFDGTLEGFTRKSAILREHCAEVGTDFEQITRSANYNVTIGRDEREVAEKVESLVARLSPHMSADDVERQVRGYKDLPAYGTPEQVVEKLTALREAGMTYGIFYFPDAAYGTESIELFELEVIPALR; translated from the coding sequence ATGCGGTTCGGTCACTTCCTTCCCCAGGGCTGGCGCCTCGACCTCGTCGGCATCGACGACTCCCAGCACTGGCCGACCATGCGCTCCCTCGCCCGGCGTGCGGACGCCGGCGACTTCTGGGACTCGCTGTGGGTCTACGACCACTTCCACACCACTCCGCACGCCACGGAGGAGGCCACCCACGAGGCGTGGTCGCTGATGGCGGCGCTGGCCGCGATCACGGACCGCGTCCGGCTGGGGCAGATGTGCACCTGCATGAGCTACCGCAACCCGATGTACCTGGCGAAGGTCGCCGCCACCGTCGACCACATCAGCGGCGGCCGGCTGGAGATGGGCATCGGGGCCGGCTGGTACGAGCACGAGTGGCGCGCGTACGGCTACGGGTTCCCGCGGGCGGGTGAACGGCTGGCCCGGCTGCGCGAGGGCCTGGAGATCTTCGAGCAGGCGTGGCGCGACGGTGAGGTCACCTTCCACGGCGACCACTACGACGTCGACGGCGCGATCTGCCGCCCGCTGCCCCTCCAGCCCGGTGGGGTGCCGGTGTGGGTGGCCGGCGGCGGGGAGAAGGTCACGCTGCGTCTCGCCGCCAAGCACGCCCGGTACACCAACTTCGACGGCACGCTCGAGGGCTTCACCCGCAAGAGCGCGATCCTGCGCGAGCACTGCGCGGAGGTCGGCACGGACTTCGAGCAGATCACCCGCTCGGCCAACTACAACGTCACCATCGGTCGCGACGAGCGTGAGGTGGCCGAGAAGGTCGAGAGCCTCGTGGCCCGGCTGAGCCCGCACATGAGCGCCGACGACGTCGAGCGGCAGGTCCGTGGGTACAAGGACCTGCCCGCGTACGGGACGCCCGAGCAGGTCGTGGAGAAGCTGACGGCCCTGCGGGAGGCGGGCATGACCTACGGGATCTTCTACTTCCCGGACGCGGCGTACGGAACAGAGAGCATCGAGCTCTTCGAGCTCGAGGTCATCCCGGCGCTGCGGTGA
- a CDS encoding DUF4126 domain-containing protein, which produces MLELLTGSGLAMAAGLNAYIPLLALGLLSRFTDVLTLPAGWGWLEGDIALVVLAVLLAVEVVADKIPVLDSINDVLQTVVRPASGGLVLAAGSASQTPAVTDPATLEGWGWVPVVLGVLLALATHTVKSIARPAVNLTTAGAGAPVVSTAEDVSAVGLVVVSLLLPVVVAALVAALVALLVLAVRRRLTGRRERPPGRRPAGPGGGLAG; this is translated from the coding sequence GTGCTCGAGCTGCTCACCGGTTCGGGGCTGGCCATGGCCGCCGGCCTCAACGCCTACATCCCGCTCCTCGCCCTCGGCCTGCTCTCCCGGTTCACCGACGTCCTCACGCTGCCGGCCGGGTGGGGCTGGCTCGAGGGTGACATCGCGCTGGTGGTGCTGGCGGTCCTCCTCGCCGTCGAGGTGGTCGCGGACAAGATTCCGGTGCTCGACAGCATCAACGACGTGCTCCAGACCGTGGTGCGGCCCGCGTCAGGCGGTCTCGTCCTGGCTGCCGGCTCGGCCTCCCAGACCCCCGCCGTGACCGACCCGGCCACCCTGGAGGGGTGGGGCTGGGTGCCGGTGGTCCTCGGTGTCCTGCTGGCCCTGGCGACCCACACCGTCAAGAGCATCGCCCGGCCCGCGGTCAACCTCACGACGGCGGGTGCCGGCGCCCCGGTCGTCTCCACCGCCGAGGACGTCTCCGCGGTGGGCCTGGTCGTGGTCTCGCTCCTGCTCCCGGTGGTGGTGGCGGCGCTGGTGGCGGCGCTGGTCGCACTGCTGGTCCTGGCGGTCCGACGGCGGCTCACCGGGCGGCGCGAGCGCCCGCCCGGGCGGCGTCCGGCCGGGCCGGGTGGCGGGCTGGCCGGGTGA
- a CDS encoding CDP-alcohol phosphatidyltransferase family protein has protein sequence MQTGDEPAPPTASERVLTLPNAISFARLLLVPVFGVLIFTERDVAALVVLVVAGASDWFDGVIARRFNQMSRLGQLLDPAADRLYIFVTLVGLAWRELVPWWLVVVIALRDVLLAALLPVLTRHGYGPLPVHLAGKAGTFALMYAFPLLLLANVPGTFGTVAWTFGWASALWGVGLYWLAAVLYVDQVVRIVRSDQRGARPA, from the coding sequence ATGCAGACCGGGGACGAGCCGGCGCCCCCGACGGCGTCCGAGCGGGTGCTCACGCTCCCCAACGCCATCTCGTTCGCCCGGCTGCTGCTGGTGCCCGTCTTCGGGGTGCTCATCTTTACGGAGCGCGACGTCGCCGCGCTCGTCGTCCTCGTCGTCGCGGGTGCGAGCGACTGGTTCGACGGGGTCATCGCCCGGCGGTTCAACCAGATGAGCCGGCTCGGTCAGCTCCTCGACCCCGCGGCGGACCGCCTCTACATCTTCGTCACGCTCGTGGGCCTCGCCTGGCGCGAGCTGGTCCCGTGGTGGCTCGTGGTCGTCATCGCGCTGCGCGATGTCCTCCTGGCCGCGCTGCTGCCGGTCCTCACCCGGCACGGGTACGGGCCGCTGCCCGTGCACCTGGCGGGCAAGGCGGGCACCTTCGCCCTCATGTACGCCTTCCCGCTGCTGCTCCTCGCCAACGTGCCGGGCACGTTCGGCACGGTGGCGTGGACCTTCGGGTGGGCGAGCGCGCTGTGGGGGGTGGGCCTGTACTGGCTCGCCGCCGTGCTCTACGTCGACCAGGTGGTCCGGATCGTCCGGTCGGACCAGCGCGGTGCGCGCCCCGCATGA
- a CDS encoding DUF881 domain-containing protein, translating to MSPTDDGAASAGGTGPTPGPGGRRRPDESMSLLRDVLDNPLDAGYTAWAARAAGAEPPSALPWWRRGFVVLACAVIGAGAVWSARALRPAEEVVTSAYGLLVEEIDQRRAEGDALHRDNDVTAAEIEQLQEAALAGQAEELLERGRVLGVASGQTRVRGEGLVIELADSRAAQEGAPGTEDERVQDIDLQVLVNALWASGAEAIAIDGQRLGSTSAIRAAGQTILVNLVPVVSPYVVEVVGDPVDLQTELSRTAAANHLSVLRTTYDITVSMRPADDLDLGGNPSRMLRFAEPVTGAPGAPEGAGTAPPGPGVPGSGQDSAGTTDGGVS from the coding sequence ATGAGCCCCACCGACGACGGCGCCGCGTCGGCGGGCGGCACCGGTCCGACGCCGGGCCCCGGCGGGCGACGCCGGCCCGACGAGTCGATGTCCCTCCTGCGTGACGTCCTCGACAACCCCCTGGACGCCGGGTACACCGCGTGGGCCGCCCGCGCCGCCGGTGCTGAGCCCCCGTCCGCGCTGCCCTGGTGGCGGCGCGGCTTCGTCGTGCTGGCGTGCGCCGTCATCGGCGCCGGCGCGGTGTGGTCGGCGAGGGCCCTGCGCCCCGCCGAGGAGGTCGTCACCAGCGCCTACGGCCTCCTCGTGGAGGAGATCGACCAGCGCCGGGCCGAGGGCGACGCGCTGCACCGGGACAACGACGTGACGGCCGCCGAGATCGAGCAGCTGCAGGAGGCGGCCCTGGCCGGTCAGGCCGAGGAGCTCCTGGAGCGGGGCCGTGTGCTGGGCGTCGCGTCGGGCCAGACCCGGGTGCGCGGGGAGGGGCTCGTGATCGAGCTGGCCGACTCGCGTGCCGCTCAGGAGGGCGCCCCGGGCACCGAGGACGAACGTGTGCAGGACATCGACCTGCAGGTGCTGGTCAACGCGCTGTGGGCCTCCGGCGCCGAGGCGATCGCCATCGACGGCCAGCGGCTGGGCTCGACGAGCGCCATCCGCGCCGCCGGGCAGACGATCCTGGTCAACCTCGTGCCCGTGGTCTCCCCGTACGTGGTCGAGGTCGTCGGGGACCCGGTGGACCTCCAGACCGAGCTGTCCCGCACAGCGGCCGCCAACCACCTGTCGGTGCTGCGGACCACCTACGACATCACGGTTTCCATGCGCCCCGCCGACGACCTCGACCTCGGCGGGAACCCGTCACGCATGTTGCGGTTCGCCGAACCAGTGACCGGTGCACCGGGCGCACCGGAGGGCGCAGGAACGGCGCCGCCGGGCCCGGGTGTGCCAGGGTCGGGGCAGGATAGTGCGGGGACGACTGATGGAGGGGTGAGCTGA
- a CDS encoding small basic family protein, with amino-acid sequence MLAVIGLVIGVVAGFLLEPTVPLGLQPYLPIALVAALDALFGAARARLDGVFNDRVFVVSFVFNVLIAAFIVFLGDQLGVGTQLSTAVIVVLGIRIFSNAAAIRRHVFKA; translated from the coding sequence ATGCTGGCTGTGATCGGCCTGGTGATCGGGGTGGTGGCCGGCTTCCTGCTCGAGCCCACCGTGCCCCTCGGGCTGCAGCCGTACCTGCCCATCGCGCTGGTCGCGGCCCTGGACGCGCTCTTCGGGGCGGCCCGGGCACGCCTGGACGGGGTCTTCAACGACCGTGTCTTCGTCGTCTCGTTCGTCTTCAACGTGCTCATCGCCGCGTTCATCGTCTTCCTCGGCGACCAGCTAGGCGTGGGCACGCAGCTGTCCACCGCCGTCATCGTGGTCCTGGGCATCCGGATCTTCTCGAACGCCGCCGCGATCCGCCGGCACGTCTTCAAGGCTTGA